The following coding sequences lie in one Hippopotamus amphibius kiboko isolate mHipAmp2 chromosome 17, mHipAmp2.hap2, whole genome shotgun sequence genomic window:
- the WNT9B gene encoding protein Wnt-9b — protein MRPPPALALAALCLLALPAAAAAAYFGLTGREVLTPFPGLGPATSPAQSGAHLKQCDLLKLSRRQKQLCRREPGLAETLQDAAHLSLLECQFQFRHERWNCSLEGRTGLLKRGFKETAFLYAVSSAALTHTLARACSAGRMERCTCDDSPGLESRQAWQWGVCGDNLKYSTKFLNNFLGPKRGSKDLRARVDAHNTHVGIKAVKSGLRTTCKCHGVSGSCAVRTCWKQLSPFRDTGQVLKLRYDSAVKVSSATNEALGHLELWAPARPGSPTKGPAPRPGDLVYMEDSPSFCRPSKYSPGTAGRLCSREASCSSLCCGRGYDTQSRLVAFSCHCQVQWCCYVECQQCVQEELVYTCKH, from the exons CCTGACTGGGCGGGAGGTCCTGACACCCTTCCCGGGGCTGGGCCCCGCCACCTCCCCGGCGCAGAGTGGGGCCCACCTGAAGCAGTGCGACCTCCTGAAGCTGTCCCGTCGGCAGAAGCAGCTCTGCCGGAGGGAGCCAGGCCTGGCCGAGACCCTGCAGGACGCCGCACACCTCAGCCTGCTTGAGTGCCAGTTTCAGTTCCGGCATGAGCGCTGGAACTGCAGCCTGGAGGGGAGGACAGGGCTGCTCAAGAGAG GTTTCAAGGAGACAGCCTTCCTGTACGCGGTGTCCTCGGCCGCCCTCACGCACACTctggcccgggcctgcagcgccGGGCGCATGGAGCGTTGCACCTGTGATGACTCTCCGGGCCTGGAGAGCCGGCAGGCCTGGCAGTGGGGCGTGTGCGGTGACAACCTCAAGTACAGCACCAAGTTCCTGAACAACTTCCTGGGGCCCAAGAGAGGAAGCAAAGACCTGCGGGCGCGGGTAGACGCCCACAACACCCACGTGGGCATCAAG GCCGTGAAGAGTGGCCTCAGGACCACATGTAAGTGCCACGGCGTGTCGGGCTCCTGTGCCGTGCGCACCTGCTGGAAGCAGCTCTCCCCTTTCCGAGACACGGGCCAGGTGTTGAAGCTGCGCTACGACTCAGCCGTCAAGGTGTCCAGTGCCACCAACGAGGCCTTGGGCCACCTGGAGCTGTGGGCACCTGCCAGGCCCGGCAGCCCCACCAAGGGCCCGGCCCCGAGGCCTGGGGACCTGGTCTACATGGAGGACTCACCCAGTTTCTGCCGGCCCAGCAAGTACTCGCCCGGCACGGCGGGCAGGCTGTGCTCCCGGGAGGCCAGCTGCAGCAGCCTGTGCTGCGGGCGGGGCTATGACACCCAGAGCCGCCTGGTGGCCTTCTCCTGCCACTGCCAGGTGCAGTGGTGCTGCTATGTGGAGTGCCAGCAGTGCGTGCAGGAGGAGCTCGTGTACACCTGTAAGCACTAG